CAACCGCGCGCCATCACGGCCGTGCAGGCGCACGACCGTGAGCCCGATCCCGTTGGGCCGCGCAGGATGCCGAGTCGCCCACAGCCCATGTGGCTCGTCGCCGAGAAACGTCTGACGTCGCATCTCGACGGGGGCTGCTCGGTCGAACTCGTAGAGCAGGATGAGGTGCGTGAAGCCATCGATGTCGGCAAGACCGTCGGCATACTCGGGTAGCAGCTCGACGACCCCCTGGTTCTCAGGGTGAAAGACGCCTTGAATCGGCGCGTCGTCTTTGGTCGCAAATGAC
This window of the Coriobacteriia bacterium genome carries:
- the tsaA gene encoding tRNA (N6-threonylcarbamoyladenosine(37)-N6)-methyltransferase TrmO, which translates into the protein MTVTLEPIGSIHTSFATKDDAPIQGVFHPENQGVVELLPEYADGLADIDGFTHLILLYEFDRAAPVEMRRQTFLGDEPHGLWATRHPARPNGIGLTVVRLHGRDGARLRVGGIDVLDSTPLLDIKPYIPRFDSFPDASEGWLARRTERPKPPGRE